The Verrucomicrobiaceae bacterium DNA window TGCACACGCTCGTCCCCGGCTTTTCCCAGCGGAGCAGAATAAGAAGGTGCTCACACCAGACCGCGTGGCGAAAATCATGGGCCACACGCCGATGAATCGCTTTGGCGAGGCCCGCGAGCTCGTCGCTGCGGCCCTGCTGCTGGCAGGCAGCGGTGGTAGCTTCGTCACAGGGCATGAGATGGTCGTGGACGGTGGTTATTCGTCGATGACGATTTGATCCCGAGGCTCGGCCTTGCGCTGTTAGGGGCGCGTGCTAGCCTCACAGCCCCTCCAAAATCCTCCAAATCGCACGCATCACATCATGGGCAAAACTCTCTTCGCCAAAGTCTGGGAATCTCACTCGGTCGGAACACTCTCCAATGGCCAAACCCAGCTCCTCATCGACACGCACCTGGTGCATGAAGTGACCAGCCCGCAGGCCTTTGGCATGCTGCGTGATTTGGGGCTGAAGGTCGCCTACCCGCAGCGCACCTTCGCGACCGTGGATCATATCGTGCCCACGGACAGCCAGGTGGCCCCCTTTGCCGATCCGCTGGCTGAAGCGATGATCCAGGAGCTCAATAAGAACGCCCGCGAAACAGGCATCACCTACTTTAACCTCGCCAGCGGCAAGCAGGGCATCGTCCACGTCGTCGGGCCAGAGCAGGGCATCACGCAGCCCGGCACCACCATTGCCTGCGGCGATAGCCACACCGCCACGCATGGAGCCTTTGGCGCGATCGCGTTCGGTATCGGCACCACGCAGGTGCGCGACGTGCTGGCCACGCAGACCATGGCCCTCAGTGCCATGAAAGTCCGCCGCATCAATGTGGATGGGCAGCTCAAGCCCGGCGTGTATGCCAAGGACGTGGCGCTGCACATCATCCGCCTGCTCGGTGCTGGTGGTGGCAAAGGCTACGCCTATGAATACGGCGGCAGTTTGTTCGATAGCTTCTCGATGGAGGAGCGCATGACCGTGTGCAACATGGCCATCGAAGGCGGTGCACGCTGCGGCTATGTGAATCCCGATGAAAAGACCTTCGAATATCTCAAAGGCCGTCCTTACTCGCCAAAAGGCGCGGAGTGGGACAAAGCCGTCGAGCAATGGAAAGCCGTCGCGACCGATTCCGACGCCGTTTTTGACGACGTGGTCAACATCAAGGCCGAGGACATCCCGCCGACCGTCACCTGGGGCGTCAGCCCGGACCAAGCCATCGCCGTGACCGAAAACGTCCCCTCCGTGGCCGATGCGAAATCCGCCACGCAGCGTGAATCGACCGAAGAGGCGCTCGCCTACATGAAGCTCCAGGGCGGTGCCCCGATCAAAGGCACCAAGATCGACGTGGCCTTCATCGGAAGCTGCACGAACGGACGCCTCAGCGACTTCCGCGAAGTGGCGAAATTCATCCAAGGTCGCAAAGTCGCCGCTGGTGTGAAGGCCATCGCTGTCCCAGGCTCTCAGATCGTGGACGTGCTGGCCCGTCAGGAAGGCCTGGATAAGGTATTCAGCGAAGCAGGCTTCGAATGGCGTGCTGCAGGCTGCTCCATGTGCCTCGCAATGAATCCCGATAAGCTCATCGGCGATCAACTCTGCGCCTCCTCCTCCAATCGCAACTTCAAAGGCCGCCAAGGCAGCCCCACGGGCCGTACCGTGCTCATGAGCCCCGTCATGGTCGCCGCCGCCGCCCTCACCGGCAGCATTGCAGATGCCCGCGAGGTGTTTTCCATCTGAGTGTGCTGAATTCACGCTGATACCGAGATCAAGGGGCTATCGCGCTAGCTTTTAGCCTTTGGCTTTGGTGAGCAGTGCCGCTGATGCAGGATGGCCGCCGTCACGTGGCTCGGTCACCTCTATTCATGATGTTTTGGCATGTGTCAGATGCCATTCGCAGATTCATGAATTGCAACTACCGTCTGAGCATGAAGGTCCGCCCGATTTTTTTGTACGCGCTCGTTGCTGTGTCCATCTTCACGGTCTGGAGGATGGATCTGTTCGCACAGCCCCTGAATCTCGGCCATGGGGCGCAGTTTGTGCCACGGCGGGTGAATGGCGTCATGCTGCGGCTGGTGTTCTTTGATGAAACGAAGTGCCAACTGCGGGTGCTGAGTAATCCGGACCGTAATTCGGAAAAGCAGCTCGATGACTGGGGGCGTGAGCAGAAGGCGCTGGCCGTGTGCAATGGCGGTTACTTTGAAGTGGGCAAGCGGCTGCCCTCGGGCTTGGAAGTCGCTGGTGGAGTGCGCAGCGGTGCGTTTTTGAATCGCGGTGAATTCGGCGGCAGTTTGGTGGTGAAGGATGGGAAAGCGGCGCTGGTTTGGGACACCGAGTTTCAGGATGACCCGAAGATCACGGAGATGGTGCAGTGCAGCCCTTGGCTGGTGAGTGATGGCAAGCCATGGACGCCGCTGCCTTTAGACAAACCCGAGCCGAAAAACGCACGCACCTTTATCCTCACCGATGGCGCAGGTAAATGGGCTATCGGAACCGCGCAAAATGTCGGTTTGGTGGAGTTGGCACGGCTTTTAACGACGCCTGGAGCCATTCCGGAGTTGCAGGTCAAACGGGCGCTGAATTTGGATGGTGGGCCCTCGACGGGCCTGTGGTTCAAAACCGAAGATGGCCGTGAAGACTACGGAAAACCTGCCTGGGTCGTGCGGAATGGCATCGCGGTCGTACCACGCTGATTTTCAGAAAACCTGATGCAGCACCTAAACCTGCGGTAAAAAGGATCGTCGCTGAAGGTGCAGCAAGCTGTCTCAAGAGGGCAAATAAGGGTAAAAACATGCAAAAAGCCCAAATAAGCGCTTGCGGACTTCTGGGGACTCGCCAACATCCGCGCTCCCCAGCCCGGACCTCCCCCAGAGAAACCGGTTTAGATTCACCTCGGTGAATCGGCAAATTATCGGAGCCAGAACCGGAAAAATCTGTGCGCGACCCTTTAGTGGGTGGTGGCACTGTCTTTCGGAACTGAAAACGAAGTTTCGCAGAGCAACAGATCTTTCCTAACCACCATGCCCACCATCAATCAACTCGTCAGACACGGCCGCAAAGACAAAGCGGTGAAGTCCAAGTCGCCCGCGCTCGCGAAGTGCCCGCAGCGTCGCGGTGTGTGCCTCCAGGTGATGACTCGCACGCCTAAGAAGCCGAACTCCGCGCTTCGTAAAGTGGCCAAGGTGCGTCTGACCAATGGATTCGAAGTCATCGCCTACATCGGTGGTGAAGGTCATAACCTCCAAGAGCACTCCATCGTCCTCGTGCGTGGTGGTCGTGTGAAAGACTTGCCTGGTGTGCGCTATCACATCGTCCGCGGTACTCTTGACTGCCTTGGTGTGGATGCTCGCCGTCGTGGCCGCTCCAAATACGGTGCAAAACGCCCGAAGGCCGGTGCTGCCGCTGCCGCCGCCAAGAAGAAATAATTTCCGTCACTTATTCCGTTCCACCCTTTTCCTCTTACCGATCATGGCCCGCAGAAAGCGCGTTTATAACAAGGAAGTCCACAAAGACAGTCGCTACGACAGTGAGCTCGTCTCCGCCCTCATCGCTCGCGTCATGCAGAGCGGTAAAAAGGCTCTGGCAGAACGTACCGTCTATCGTGCGATCGACATCATCAACGAAAAGAGTGACAGCGTTCATCCGCTTGAGCTTTTCAATCGTGCGATCGAAAACGCCAAGCCTCGCGTGGAAGTGAAAGCTCGCCGCGTCGGTGGTGCTACTTATCAGGTGCCGCTTGAGGTTTCCCCTGATCGTCAGGTCGCTCTCGCGATGCGCTGGATCATCGGTTATGCCCGTGGTCGCAAAGGTCAGCCTATGTTCAATGCACTGGCCAATGAGCTGCGTGACGCCGCTCAAGGTCAAGGCAACGCCGTCCGCAAGCGTGATGATGTGCATAAGCAAGCGCAAGCGAACCGCGCCTTTGCCCACTTCCGCTTCTAATTGCCGCTACAGGCTCCTGATCCGCATTTTTCTACACTTCACGCCTTTTTTCTGACCCATGTCGAACCCTAACTCCCCCAACCGCGAATTCCCACTTGAGCGCACCCGGAACATCGGGATCTGCGCCCATATCGACGCGGGTAAGACCACCCTGACTGAGCGTATTCTGTTCTACACCGGCATGATCCACAAGATCGGCGAGGTGCATGACGGTGCTGCTACCACAGACTGGATGGAGCAGGAAAAGGAGCGCGGCATCACCATCACGTCTGCTGCTGTGACCGCAAAGTGGAAGCAGCTCAAGGAAGCTGGCATCTACAAGTCCCGTGAGTTGGAAGACATTCGCGTCAATATCATCGACACTCCTGGACACGTGGACTTCACCGCTGAAGTGGAGCGTTCCCTTCGCGTGCTCGACGGCGCGATCTTCGTGCTCTGCGGTGTGGCAGGTGTGCAGCCGCAGTCTGAGACGGTTTATCGTCAGGCTGAGAAATACCGCGTTCCACGTATCGCCTTTGTTAATAAGATGGACCGCACGGGGGCCAATTTCGACAATGTGGTGGAAGACGTTCGCAAAAAGCTGGGTGCTCCAGCATTCCCCATCCTTATCCCAATCGGTGCTGAAGACAATTTGATCGGCCAGATCGACGTGGTGAACCAAAAAGCCATTATTTACTCGGATGACGAAAAGTTCGGCTCCAAGTACAACGTGCGTGAACTCGAAGGCGCTGAAATCGAAAAAGGCAAGGCGGCATACACCGAGCTTCTCGATGCTGTTTGCAGTGCGGATGATGAACTGGGCATGATGTTCCTCGAAGAGCAGCCCATAGGCCCTGTAGAGCTCAAAGCAGGTCTCCGCCGCGCTGTGATCGCCAACAAAATCATCCCGATGGCTGGTGGTTCCGCCTTCAAGAACAAGGGCGTTCAGTATCTTATCGACGCCGTCATCGACTACCTTCCTGGTCCTCTCGACATCGAAGCGCAAAAGGGCACCGTGGTGGACGAGCCAGAAAACATCATCGAAGCGAAGCCGGATGATAACGGCAAATTCATCGCTCTTGGCTTCAAGCTCTGGTCCGACAAATTTGGCCGCCTCGTGTTCTTCCGCGTCTATTCCGGCTGTGTGAAGAAGGGTGACACCATCTACAATCCGCGCACACGTAAATCTGAGCGTGTCGGCCGCCTCATTCAGATCCAGGCTGCTGTCCATAAGGACATCGACTGCTGTTACTCGGGTGATATCGCCGCTCTCGTCGGTGTGAAAGACGTCCGCACGGGTGATACTTTCTGCTCCGAAGATCTCGACGTTCAGCTTGAGCCGCCAACTTTCCCTGAACCCGTTATCTCCATGGCTGTCGAGCCAAAGACCAAGGCAGACCAGGAAAAAATGGGCAACGCTCTCCAGCGCCTGTCCGAAGAAGATCCAACCTTCTTCGTCAAGACCGACGAAGAAACCGGCCAGACTATCATCGCTGGCATGGGTGAACTTCACCTCGAAATTCCCTGCGACCGCCTCAAGCGCGAGCACAAAGTGGAAACCAACACTGGCAAACCCCAGATCGCTTACCGTGAAACCCTCACGCAGGCTGCTGGTGGTGAAGGCAAGCTCGTCAAGCAGTCCGGTGGTCGTGGTCAGTATGGCCACGTTGTCATCACGGTTCGCCCTGGTGAGAAAGGCTCCGGCATCGTCGTCGAAAACAAAGTTGTCGGCGGCACCATTCCGAAGGAGTTCATCAATCCTGCCAAAGCGGGTTGTATCGAAGCTGCCCTCAATGGCATCATCGCTGGCTACCCGGTTATCGACATGCACATTGAATTGATCGACGGTTCCAGCCACGACGTCGATTCCAACGAAAACGCTTTCAAAATGGCCGGCATCTTCGCCGTCAAAGACGCACTGAAGAAAGCCAAGTGCATCCTTCTTGAGCCGATCATGGCCGTGGAAGCCTCCACACCGGAAGATTATCAAGGAGACATCCTCGGTGACCTTAATCGCCGCCGTGGCAAGATTCAAGGCATGGACATGCGTGGTGCAACCGCCGTGCTCCGCGCTGAAGTGCCGCTCGCTGAAATGTTTGGTTACTCCACCGCCATCCGCACCCTCTCCTCTGGCCGCGCTAGCTACAGCATGCAGCCTTCACACTTCGAGCAGGTGCCGCAGCAGATCGTCGATCAAATCGTCGAGCAGCGCGGCGGTGGCAAATCCTGATCCGTTCTCTCCATTTTATCTCAAAAAACCCCTTTTTAACCTCGCAGCATCGTCATGACTAACCAGCAGCGCATCCGCATCCGTCTCCGCGCGTATGACTACCGCACGCTCGATAAGAGCACAGCGGACATCGTCGAAACCGCTAAGCGCACCGGCGCCCGCGTCGCAGGCCCTATCCCGCTTCCAACCCGCATCGAGAAATACAGCGTCAACCGCTCTCCGCATGTCGATAAGAAGTCCATGGACCAGTTCGAGCTGCGCACGCACAAGCGCCTCCTCGACATCGTCGATCCCACCTCCCGCACCGTGGATGAGCTCAAGAAGCTCAACCTCCCTTCCGGCGTGGACATCACCATCCGCATCTAATTTTTCCTGCGAGCACCCCTAACACTACCCAGGAGGACACCATCATGAGTCTCGGACTAATCGGCAAAAAACTCGGCATGACGAAAATCTACACGGAAAAAGGCGAAGCTATCGCTGTGACCGTAGTGGACGTCAGCGGCAACCAAATCATCCAAGTCAAGCGCAGCGACGGCAAGGACGGCTACACCGCCGTGCAGGTCGGCTACGGTGAGCAAAAAGAATTCCGCATCACGAAGCCCCTCATGGGCCACTTCAAGAAGCATGGCAGCGCTGCCAAGAAGATCGTGAAAGAATTCCGCCTCAAGAACGACGAAGCGCTCCCCGCCGCTGATGCGAAGTATGACGCAAGCATCTTCGCCGCTGGCCAGATCGTCGATGTCATCGGCACCACCAAAGGTAAAGGATTCCAAGGCGTCGTGAAACGCTACAACTTCGCTGGTCAGCCCCAGTCGCACGGTTCCATGATGCATCGCCGCCCTGGTTCCATCGGTTGCCGTCTCACACCCGGTCTCGTCTGGAGAAACCAAAAGATGCCTGGTCATGACGGTGTGGACCGCCGCACCACCCAGAATCTCGTCGTCGTGCAGAGCCGCCCTGAAGAAGGCCTCTTGCTCATCAAAGGCTCCATCCCCGGCAACAAAGGCAGCATCGTCGTCGTGCGCCCCGGTAAGAAAGCCGTCGCTAAATAATCACCAGAGGAACTGAATCGCCATGTCCCAAGTTCTAACAGCAGACGCCGCCAAAGCGGCCCAAATCAACCTCACTGAGGGCCATCAAGGCTCACAGGCACTCCATGAGACCGTCGTCGCCTACCGCGCGAACCGTCGTCAAGGCACTGCCTGCACGAAAAACCGCTCAGAAGTCTCTGGCTCCGGCAAAAAGCTCTGGAACCAAAAAGGCACCGGTAATGCTCGTATGGGCTCCAAGCGCTCCCCAATCTGGAGTGGTGGTGGTGTCGTCTTCGGCCCTCGTCCTCGTGATTACTCCAAGAAAATCACCAAAAACGCCAAGAAGCTCGCTTTCCGTGCTGCCTTGACCGCTCGCATCAATGACGGTGCTGTCATCACTACTGGCGATTTCGCCGTAGCAGATGGCAAAACCAAGTCGTTCGTCTCCGCTGTGAGCAAACTCAGCATCGCTAAAAACGTGCTGCTCATCGGCAACAAATTCGACGAAGTCACCTTCCGCGCAGCACGCAACGTCCAAAACGTCCAACTCATGGCCGCAACCGACGTGAACGCTGAGAACCTCCTCCGCTACCAGGCCATCGTCGTGGCCGGTGACGCCCTTCAAACCCTTGCCCAGAGGACCGCCTGATTATGAGAGACCTGCATAAAGTCATCCAGACCATCCGCCTT harbors:
- the rpsG gene encoding 30S ribosomal protein S7; this encodes MARRKRVYNKEVHKDSRYDSELVSALIARVMQSGKKALAERTVYRAIDIINEKSDSVHPLELFNRAIENAKPRVEVKARRVGGATYQVPLEVSPDRQVALAMRWIIGYARGRKGQPMFNALANELRDAAQGQGNAVRKRDDVHKQAQANRAFAHFRF
- a CDS encoding phosphodiester glycosidase family protein; its protein translation is MDLFAQPLNLGHGAQFVPRRVNGVMLRLVFFDETKCQLRVLSNPDRNSEKQLDDWGREQKALAVCNGGYFEVGKRLPSGLEVAGGVRSGAFLNRGEFGGSLVVKDGKAALVWDTEFQDDPKITEMVQCSPWLVSDGKPWTPLPLDKPEPKNARTFILTDGAGKWAIGTAQNVGLVELARLLTTPGAIPELQVKRALNLDGGPSTGLWFKTEDGREDYGKPAWVVRNGIAVVPR
- the rplD gene encoding 50S ribosomal protein L4, giving the protein MSQVLTADAAKAAQINLTEGHQGSQALHETVVAYRANRRQGTACTKNRSEVSGSGKKLWNQKGTGNARMGSKRSPIWSGGGVVFGPRPRDYSKKITKNAKKLAFRAALTARINDGAVITTGDFAVADGKTKSFVSAVSKLSIAKNVLLIGNKFDEVTFRAARNVQNVQLMAATDVNAENLLRYQAIVVAGDALQTLAQRTA
- the rpsJ gene encoding 30S ribosomal protein S10; the protein is MTNQQRIRIRLRAYDYRTLDKSTADIVETAKRTGARVAGPIPLPTRIEKYSVNRSPHVDKKSMDQFELRTHKRLLDIVDPTSRTVDELKKLNLPSGVDITIRI
- a CDS encoding 30S ribosomal protein S12 is translated as MPTINQLVRHGRKDKAVKSKSPALAKCPQRRGVCLQVMTRTPKKPNSALRKVAKVRLTNGFEVIAYIGGEGHNLQEHSIVLVRGGRVKDLPGVRYHIVRGTLDCLGVDARRRGRSKYGAKRPKAGAAAAAAKKK
- the fusA gene encoding elongation factor G; translated protein: MSNPNSPNREFPLERTRNIGICAHIDAGKTTLTERILFYTGMIHKIGEVHDGAATTDWMEQEKERGITITSAAVTAKWKQLKEAGIYKSRELEDIRVNIIDTPGHVDFTAEVERSLRVLDGAIFVLCGVAGVQPQSETVYRQAEKYRVPRIAFVNKMDRTGANFDNVVEDVRKKLGAPAFPILIPIGAEDNLIGQIDVVNQKAIIYSDDEKFGSKYNVRELEGAEIEKGKAAYTELLDAVCSADDELGMMFLEEQPIGPVELKAGLRRAVIANKIIPMAGGSAFKNKGVQYLIDAVIDYLPGPLDIEAQKGTVVDEPENIIEAKPDDNGKFIALGFKLWSDKFGRLVFFRVYSGCVKKGDTIYNPRTRKSERVGRLIQIQAAVHKDIDCCYSGDIAALVGVKDVRTGDTFCSEDLDVQLEPPTFPEPVISMAVEPKTKADQEKMGNALQRLSEEDPTFFVKTDEETGQTIIAGMGELHLEIPCDRLKREHKVETNTGKPQIAYRETLTQAAGGEGKLVKQSGGRGQYGHVVITVRPGEKGSGIVVENKVVGGTIPKEFINPAKAGCIEAALNGIIAGYPVIDMHIELIDGSSHDVDSNENAFKMAGIFAVKDALKKAKCILLEPIMAVEASTPEDYQGDILGDLNRRRGKIQGMDMRGATAVLRAEVPLAEMFGYSTAIRTLSSGRASYSMQPSHFEQVPQQIVDQIVEQRGGGKS
- the rplC gene encoding 50S ribosomal protein L3, with the protein product MSLGLIGKKLGMTKIYTEKGEAIAVTVVDVSGNQIIQVKRSDGKDGYTAVQVGYGEQKEFRITKPLMGHFKKHGSAAKKIVKEFRLKNDEALPAADAKYDASIFAAGQIVDVIGTTKGKGFQGVVKRYNFAGQPQSHGSMMHRRPGSIGCRLTPGLVWRNQKMPGHDGVDRRTTQNLVVVQSRPEEGLLLIKGSIPGNKGSIVVVRPGKKAVAK
- the leuC gene encoding 3-isopropylmalate dehydratase large subunit, whose protein sequence is MGKTLFAKVWESHSVGTLSNGQTQLLIDTHLVHEVTSPQAFGMLRDLGLKVAYPQRTFATVDHIVPTDSQVAPFADPLAEAMIQELNKNARETGITYFNLASGKQGIVHVVGPEQGITQPGTTIACGDSHTATHGAFGAIAFGIGTTQVRDVLATQTMALSAMKVRRINVDGQLKPGVYAKDVALHIIRLLGAGGGKGYAYEYGGSLFDSFSMEERMTVCNMAIEGGARCGYVNPDEKTFEYLKGRPYSPKGAEWDKAVEQWKAVATDSDAVFDDVVNIKAEDIPPTVTWGVSPDQAIAVTENVPSVADAKSATQRESTEEALAYMKLQGGAPIKGTKIDVAFIGSCTNGRLSDFREVAKFIQGRKVAAGVKAIAVPGSQIVDVLARQEGLDKVFSEAGFEWRAAGCSMCLAMNPDKLIGDQLCASSSNRNFKGRQGSPTGRTVLMSPVMVAAAALTGSIADAREVFSI